The genomic interval CGACTGAAATCATCTACGAAGTGGTGGGCAGAGGAACATATTATCTCTCCTTATTAGAAACAGGAGACTCTCTCGACATTTTAGGACCACTCGGATCCGGATTCAGATTTGAAAAGGAAAATTCCGATATCCTTTTGATAGGGGGTGGGATCGGACTGCCTCCATTGCTCTATTTAGCGCAAAAAATGTTCTCTTATGGAATTAACCCGTTGCTTCTTGCCGGATTCAGGACAAAATCGGTCAACTATCTTCCCAGCAATACTGATCGTGTACTGTATGCGACTAATGACGGAACTTTAGGATATAACGGTTATATTACCGATTTGTTGATTGAAAAATTGAGAGACAAAAAATATGAGAGAATATATGCTTGTGGACCGGATCCTATGTTGTCGAAAGTTATAGAAATCGCCGAC from Candidatus Neomarinimicrobiota bacterium carries:
- a CDS encoding dihydroorotate dehydrogenase electron transfer subunit, whose protein sequence is MGKSFVMVLSNREIAHNIYSLEFETTPEISKSTPGQFINIRVRGEDAPFFRRPFSIAGTDDESTEIIYEVVGRGTYYLSLLETGDSLDILGPLGSGFRFEKENSDILLIGGGIGLPPLLYLAQKMFSYGINPLLLAGFRTKSVNYLPSNTDRVLYATNDGTLGYNGYITDLLIEKLRDKKYERIYACGPDPMLSKVIEIADEFKVACSVSVENVFGCGTGLCLGCIMENSLKRYTETGRKYAL